Below is a genomic region from Echinicola rosea.
ACACAGTGGAGCAAGGATCGCCAAAAATTCACTTATTTTCTTTATCGTAAAATGGGCAATAGCATCAGTGGAAATAATATTCACGCCATACAGCAAGATCATGAAGGAAATATCTGGCTGGGGACTTTTCTGGAAGGGGTGGACAGGTATGACCCCGATACAGGTAAATTCACAAACTATAGGCACGATCCAGCAGACAGTACCACCATTTCGCATAACAATGTATTTTCGCTAATGTCTGATTCTAAGGACAATTTATGGATCGGAACATGGAAGGGAATCAATATTTATGATAAAAAGAAGGAGCGCTTTAGAAAATTCAAACCACAGCAGATAGGAGAGCGGTTCATTTATGATATGTTGGAGGATCATTCGGGAAAGGTTTGGATATGTACCAGGAATGATGGGATTTTTAGGTATGACCCGGTCACCGACCAATTGGACTGGTTTAATAAGAATCATTTTGATAACCATGGGCTCACAGCAAATAAGGTCATCCATGTCTTTCAAGATTCCCAAAATAGGGTTTGGTTTGGGACACTTAATGAAGGCTTGCTGCAATGGGACAGTGATGCCCAGCATTTTAGCGCATTTACCAAGAGCGATGGCCTGTCAAATAATAATGTGTACGGTATTCAGCAAGACCAGAAAGGTAATCTTTGGCTCAGTACAAATAATGGCCTAACAGTCATGGATCCGGTAACTGGTAAAACGAAAATCTACGATAAATCCAATGGCTTACAGGATACGCAATTTAACTTTAAGTCAAGCTATAAGGATGGAGACGGTAGGATGTACTTTGGTACTGTAAATGGAATGTATCATTTTCATCCAGACAGTATTAATGCCATAGATACTCCACCCAACATCCATTTTACTGAACTTAAGCTGTTTAACAAGCCATTGGAAGTGGGAGGGGTTGACGGGATTCTTTCTTCGCAGATTGATGAGGCACAGTCCATAACATTAAAGTACAGCCAAAATGTAATTACCTTTGATTTTGTGGCCACCAATTATTTTTCGCCAGGAAAAAATGTGTATTCTTATTACTTGGAGGGGTTTGAAAAAGATTGGAACAAGCCAAATGAAAAGCACTCGGCTACCTACACCAACCTGTCTCCCGGTACCTATACCTTCCACGTCAAGGCTGCGAACCCTGATGGTGTGTGGTCCGGGGAAAGGACGTTATTACTTACTGTGGCACCGCCATTTTGGTGGACACCTTGGGCTAAGGTCATTTACGGATTATTGGTCATTACCGCATTTTTTGGCTATCGAAGATATCTTTATCTCAGGCACCAGGAAAAAATGACCTACCAATTGGAAAGGGTAGAAAAGGAAAAGATACAGGAGCTTAACCAGCACAAACTCAATTTTTTTACTTATATCTCTCATGAGTTCAAGACTCCATTGACATTGATCATAGCAGTAATCGATAAATTTCTGGATCACCAAGTGCATTCCAGTCATCAACAGGAGGATTTTAGATTGATCAAACGTAATGCTTCACGTTTACATTTCCTCATCGACCAGTTGATGGAATTTCGAAAGACAGAATCTGATCATACCGATCTAAGTCCGAAGTGGGGAGATGTGATTTTATTTTTACAAGATACCTTTTTGGCTTTTTTACCGCTTTACCATAAAAAGGATATTACCCATCATTTCAGGACAAATTGCCAGGGAATTGAGGTGCTTTTTGATGCCGATAAGCTTGAAAAGATCATTACTAACCTAGTATCAAATGCCGTCAAAAGTACTCCGAGGTTTGGTGAAATTACCATGGAAGTGGAAATGTCACCATCGGATATTCCAGGTCAGGCCTTATTTAGTATCCATGTGGTAGATAATGGCAGGGGCTTGACAAAAGAGGAGCTGGATAAAATTTTCATGCCTTTCTATAAAGGGAATAATCCTGCCCAAGCTGAAACAGGCTCAGGGATTGGTCTGGCCTTGGTGAAAAGCCTCACCAAATACCTTGGGGGAACCATTAGTGCAGAAAGCACTGAAGACCAAGGGATGCGCATTACCGTAAATCTTCCATTTCAGACGACTTCGGATAAACAGCAAGCGTACACTAAGGTTGAAGGGAATAAAGGGCTCCTGATCGATGAAGATTATTATTACTTGGAAGTACAAACAGATAATGCACAAGTTCAAAATACTGAAGGGGAAGTGACATATGAATTGATGATTGTGGAGGATAACGAAGAGATGCGGAAATTTTTGTGTTCCTATTTTTCACGATTTTATAAAGTAACAACAGCAAATGACGGGGTTACAGCCTTGGAAATAATAGGGAAGCGCGTCCCAGATGTGATTATTTCGGATGTGGTCATGCCCAAAATGGGTGGAGATCAACTTTGTACTACCATTAAAAATAATATTGATACCAGTCATATTCCGTTTATATTGCTCACGGCAAAATCTACGGTGGAAAATAGGATCGAAGGGCTGGAGGTCGGGGCAGATGCCTATTTGCCAAAACCCTTCAATTTGCAAGAGCTAAGACTTATGATTAAGAATACGCTGGAGTCCCGTAACAGCTTGAAGCAGCATTTTCTGAAATTTGGAAGTGTGGACAATTATGATCATCCTGTAAACAATAAAGACCACGAATTCCTTACCAAACTGATTGAGATTGTGCATCAGCACTTAGAAGATCCGGCTTTTAATATCGCTGAATTCAGTAGGGTAGCGGGTGTCAGTAGAACCCTCTTGCACATGAAACTTAAAAAATTGGTCAATCTCAGTGCTACAGAATTTGTGAAGGCAATCCGGTTGAAGAAATCCACCAATTTATTGATAGCAGGAAACAATGTCTCTGAGGTGGCCTACAAAGTAGGCTTTAATGATCCCAACTA
It encodes:
- a CDS encoding hybrid sensor histidine kinase/response regulator transcription factor: MRRIILFIVVFTFAVTKEIIATEKPVFHKITTQDGLSHSTVYTIAQDHKGYIWIGTREGLNRYNSYGLKTYYSGQEPIGGLSADRILCLQPASQQRLLIGTSAGLDRYDYGTDRIEKIHYQGKPLGYIKCIFESSDSLVYVCAQSGLYLINQQNKATRLSEERNTLAIAEYKTGVFWLMTSKGVYLVNKFGEIIKEYTDLKPNLGARSNFYCLFKDSKGTMWVGTQEGAFWYVPEKDKFEQVKAAEGISEVTLVRAINEDDRNGIWIGTEKGVFVYDKAKRSLEHHSQSFDQSPYDLSDQSVYCVLKSRENIMWIGTYFGGVNYVKLRESGFVKVVPDGGEKGLSGKAVSQLTEDRKGRLWIGSEDAGVTQWSKDRQKFTYFLYRKMGNSISGNNIHAIQQDHEGNIWLGTFLEGVDRYDPDTGKFTNYRHDPADSTTISHNNVFSLMSDSKDNLWIGTWKGINIYDKKKERFRKFKPQQIGERFIYDMLEDHSGKVWICTRNDGIFRYDPVTDQLDWFNKNHFDNHGLTANKVIHVFQDSQNRVWFGTLNEGLLQWDSDAQHFSAFTKSDGLSNNNVYGIQQDQKGNLWLSTNNGLTVMDPVTGKTKIYDKSNGLQDTQFNFKSSYKDGDGRMYFGTVNGMYHFHPDSINAIDTPPNIHFTELKLFNKPLEVGGVDGILSSQIDEAQSITLKYSQNVITFDFVATNYFSPGKNVYSYYLEGFEKDWNKPNEKHSATYTNLSPGTYTFHVKAANPDGVWSGERTLLLTVAPPFWWTPWAKVIYGLLVITAFFGYRRYLYLRHQEKMTYQLERVEKEKIQELNQHKLNFFTYISHEFKTPLTLIIAVIDKFLDHQVHSSHQQEDFRLIKRNASRLHFLIDQLMEFRKTESDHTDLSPKWGDVILFLQDTFLAFLPLYHKKDITHHFRTNCQGIEVLFDADKLEKIITNLVSNAVKSTPRFGEITMEVEMSPSDIPGQALFSIHVVDNGRGLTKEELDKIFMPFYKGNNPAQAETGSGIGLALVKSLTKYLGGTISAESTEDQGMRITVNLPFQTTSDKQQAYTKVEGNKGLLIDEDYYYLEVQTDNAQVQNTEGEVTYELMIVEDNEEMRKFLCSYFSRFYKVTTANDGVTALEIIGKRVPDVIISDVVMPKMGGDQLCTTIKNNIDTSHIPFILLTAKSTVENRIEGLEVGADAYLPKPFNLQELRLMIKNTLESRNSLKQHFLKFGSVDNYDHPVNNKDHEFLTKLIEIVHQHLEDPAFNIAEFSRVAGVSRTLLHMKLKKLVNLSATEFVKAIRLKKSTNLLIAGNNVSEVAYKVGFNDPNYFSRAFKEKYGIPPSEYKEENEPNENRLGDLYAFINDQSSLNS